In the Hordeum vulgare subsp. vulgare chromosome 7H, MorexV3_pseudomolecules_assembly, whole genome shotgun sequence genome, one interval contains:
- the LOC123410376 gene encoding galactan beta-1,4-galactosyltransferase GALS1-like: MKPATVRKDAGGGIGGGAFGVSCLDIKSFVASLALFALIMALWQFHPYQPILAITRSSCPLIPPPSTAAASTTITTAAVSFSNSTADRAAPTTAASAVKAPTLPSRPRDPNKRELRPYGSAAALFVQMGAYRGGPRTFAIVGLASKPAHVFSTPYFKCEWLPNPDPAGGPPPRPVRTKAYKMLPDWGYGRVYTTVVVNCTFPSNPNAGNRGGKLLVHAYYSTSSRRYERFVTLEEAPGSYDGSRFRPPFPYEYLYCGSSLYGNISAPRMREWLAYHAHFFGPRSHFVLHDAGGVSPAVRAVLDPWVRAGRVTLQDIRAQAEYDGYYYNQFLVVNDCLHRHRHAANWTFFFDVDEYIYLPDGRPLEEVLGQLERYTQFTIEQNPMSSKLCVEEPTKEYSRQWGFEKLVFRNSITGVRRDRKYAIRARNAYSTGVHMSQNVYGRTTHKTENLIRYYHYHNSINVMEEPCREFVPKPSNGSKVMFEEVPYVYDDNMKRLAGDIKRFEAETIGAVHS; this comes from the exons ATGAAGCCCGCCACCGTGAGGAAAGACGCTGGCGGCGGCATTGGCGGTGGCGCGTTCGGCGTATCGTGCCTCGACATTAAATCCTTCGTCGCCTCCCTCGCTCTCTTCGCCCTCATCATGGCGCTCTGGCAGTTCCACCCGTACCAGCCCATCCTCGCCATCACCCGCTCCTCCTGTCCCCTCATCCCTCCCCCAtctaccgccgccgcctccaccaccatcaccaccgctgCAGTATCCTTCTCCAACTCCACAGCCGACAGAGCCGCACCGACCACCGCCGCCAGCGCGGTAAAGGCGCCAACCTTGCCATCCCGGCCGCGGGACCCCAATAAGCGGGAGCTCCGGCCGTACGGCAGCGCGGCGGCGCTGTTCGTGCAGATGGGCGCGTACCGGGGCGGGCCGCGCACATTCGCCATCGTGGGGCTGGCGTCCAAGCCGGCGCACGTCTTCAGCACCCCTTACTTCAAGTGCGAGTGGCTCCCCAACCCGGACCCGGCCGGCGGCCCGCCGCCGAGGCCCGTCCGGACCAAGGCGTACAAGATGCTGCCCGACTGGGGCTACGGCCGCGTCTACACCACCGTCGTCGTCAACTGCACGTTCCCGTCCAACCCCAACGCCGGCAACCGCGGCGGGAAGCTCCTCGTCCACGCTTACTACTCCACCTCCTCCCGCCGGTACGAGCGCTTCGTCACGCTCGAGGAAGCGCCGGGGTCGTACGACGGGTCCCGCTTCCGGCCGCCGTTCCCCTACGAGTACCTCTACTGCGGCTCCTCGCTCTATGGCAACATCAGCGCCCCGCGCATGCGGGAGTGGCTGGCCTACCACGCCCATTTCTTCGGCCCAAGGTCGCACTTTGTTCTCCATGACGCCGGAGGCGTCAGCCCGGCGGTCAGGGCGGTGCTGGATCCGTGGGTGAGGGCCGGCCGGGTCACTCTCCAGGACATCAGGGCGCAAGCGGAGTACGACGGGTACTACTACAACCAGTTCTTGGTGGTGAACGACTGCCTCCACCGGCACCGCCACGCCGCGAACTGGACCTTCTTCTTCGACGTCGACGAGTACATCTACCTCCCCGACGGGCGGCCGCTGGAGGAGGTGCTCGGCCAGCTCGAGCGGTACACGCAGTTCACCATTGAGCAGAACCCCATGTCCAGCAAGCTCTGCGTGGAGGAACCGACCAAGGAATACTCGAG GCAGTGGGGATTTGAGAAACTTGTTTTCCGTAATTCGATCACCGGAGTCAGGCGGGATCGCAAATACGCCATTCGAGCAAGGAACGCGTACTCCACCGGTGTGCACATGTCGCAGAATGTCTACGGGAGGACGACCCACAAAACCGAAAACTTGATCAGATACTACCACTATCATAACTCGATCAATGTCATGGAGGAGCCTTGCCGGGAGTTTGTGCCGAAGCCCAgcaatggcagcaaggtaatgtTCGAGGAGGTACCGTACGTCTACGACGATAACATGAAGCGTTTGGCAGGCGATATCAAGCGCTTCGAGGCGGAGACTATTGGCGCCGTCCATTCGTAG